The genomic DNA cacgcacacatacacgccCACTcaaacacgcacacatacacgcaAACAGCACAAGCTTCTcaagcaaaacaaaatcacaggCCAAGGCAGATGTTACCAAGGCATTCAGATTTGGCTATTTTTCATCCTTGATCCACAACATGTGAACCTCAGAGGGCAAAACGTGTATGGAAAGCGATATAGAACGTAAGAGTATGGGGTCCTACCAGTCGACTTGCCTCCCCAGGTGACCTGCCGTCATCTGCGGGGGAGTTGTGGGTTGTGAGTGCCGGACCCAAGAGGTCTTCCCCTGTCCCAGAGTCTGAGATACAATGGTGTGAACTTTGtgaaaatttctttttttttttttttggaacattcTAAAAACATTTTATACTTACCATGCTCAGAGGAGTCTGGGGTGGGGGTCCCCATCAGAAGCCTCTGCCGATGGAGGAGTAGGCTGGACCTCGCTGAATTTGTCCCTGCGCTGGTCGGTCTCTCAGCAGACTGCTGCCTGCTGCTAGACGTGTTTGGGGTCTGTAATCTGTGATCGCTGGCTACAGAGGAGTCAAATTGCTCCTGCAGAGACCAGTCGATGGTGTGTTGCGGTACAGAGAAAACATCCTCCGGGCCTGAGGGCACGGACAGTACGGTCAAGTCTGGAAAGTTATCGAGAAGTTTTAAGTGTTGGATGCGAGCATCCCGCGTGAGCTCACCTGTGACCAGGCTGGTGTCGACTGGCGTCTCCACTTCCTGAATCGCACTGAGCTCGTGCTGTTCCTTCATAGTCGTCCCGAGCCGGACCCGAGTCACTGGGGGCTTGGCTGCTCGAGCGGGAGGGAGTGACGTTCCATTACCGGTCTTGGTGGTGGATGGGGCTTGTCGATGTGGACCTTCTTGGTCCTCAGGAGGGGACGATCCCCCATTAGACTTTTCTATGACTTTTAGAAGGGATGAAAGTAGTTTGCCACGGGTTTGACCAGCATCCTCTGGTGGCAAGACGTCACTGGGTGGCTGTGGGTTAGGGCACAACAAGGATCATCAGCATCAACTTCACTACTACAGAATGTTAGTGACAGCACTTTATCAAACGAttttagaataaatgtgttttgcATGACAAACTAACTTGTGAATCCACATTAATCAGAGCCTGCAACGTCTCCTTTTGCTGCCTCAGGAGCGTCATGTTCTCTTCCTGTCTTTGTCGCTGCTCGTTGAGACTCTGGACCTCCGGTGTTGGCAGCCGGGATGCGTTGTCATCTGCCGGGGATGATGCCGTCGACGAGCTCGGAAGCAGAGGACGACTCTCGGTGCCAGGTTGGATGGGACCGGAGGCTTGCCGGAACGAAAGGCTGGCGGTGTGTGTTGAAGTGAGGGACTCTGTGGTGGGCACTCGAGGAAGTAATTCTTTGGTGACCACTTGAGGAAGAAATTCTTTGCTGACTTGTTTGGGAGGAAGTGACTTTGTGGGGACCACTTGAGGAGAAAGAATCTCTTTGGTGACCGGTTTAGGAGGAATTAATTCTCTGGTGACCGGTTTAGGAGGAACTATGCTGCAGCTCAGCATCTGGTTACTGGAATGGTTTGAACTTGGCGCCAATTCCCTGGGGAGAAAGCTGGAGCTGGatccaggaggactgagaggcgAGGCTGGACCAGCGCGTGGCTTTGAGGCACCTTGCACATCAGTCTGAAGGTCATCATGGAGGTGAGCTGACACTGCGGAGGCAGCAGGCTGAGCACTTGGTGCAGATGGGTGAAGGTTGCCTGGCGCCTCAACAGCAGACGGCAGAGACACGGCGGCCATATTGTGACGAATTTGAAGGGCGTGCTGGTAATCCTCCAGGCGCTCTCGAGCCTCTTCCACAGACTTGTGATGATTTCTGCCATTCAAAAAAAGGATGGTCCCAAAATAAATTCTCAATCTTAAACCAGGTCTTTGAATGAAAGGAATGTGTGGAAATTGCCAAATTGCCTGTTTTGCTCCAGGAGGCGCTCTTGGTATTGTTGAATTTTTCTGGCGTGCTCATCTTCATCAACAGGAAGTCGCTGCTGTAGCATCAGTCAACAATTTAAATGATCTGAAAtgctttttatttcattttacatAAGAAAGCTAAGGTATGAAATAATTACTTTAAGTCATGATATGAAATtatttattctcagggcattcaaatcGATCGTAGCTGGACTGTTCGGATTGTCacggaagacgtttcgcctctcgtcCAAcagttcatcagttcatgctcagacttagattggtcagatctagtgtgaCTCGATTTGACCAATCTAGGACTAAGACTGGATTTGACCAATCTGAGTGGATTTGACCAATCTAGGACTAAGAGTCCATTTGACTAATGTGGGAGTGGATTTGACCAATGTGGGAgttgatttgaccaatctaagtctatgaacatgaactgatgGAGCCTACTTGGACGAGAGGCGAAACTAagacagttgcgatcgattgaatgccctgagaatacaataacCCGGATGaacgagaacatccatagacatgatttatgtaaataaaagcTTCATACCTCTGGACTTTGGGTTTCTACCAGGTCTTGGACTGGTACCGAATGTTGGTTTAAGTGGACTTCCTCCCGCTGTCCCCTAAGCAACAGCAGCTGCTCCAACTGAGCCTTCTGGTCATCCAACTCTTTGAGCAAGGCCAACTGTTGCTGCTTCTCTCTTTCCAGCTCCATCTCCTGGAGGAGAAGCAAACAGGCAATGTAGTGAGGCCCCACCAAGCCAACTGACTGAAAACAAACCGGAGCATCTCTTCCTGCACAGAGGAACTTTACACAGGGTTGTTGACAATATGTAAAAGTGAGAAatggtgtagagcaggggtgtcaaactcattttagatcgggggccacatggagaaaaatttactcccaagtgggccggactggtaaaatcacggcacgataacttgggcggcgtggcgaagttggtagagtggccgtgccagcaatcggagggttgctggttactggggttcaatccccaccgtctaccatcctagtcacgtccgttgtgtccttgggcaagacacttcacccttgctcctgatggctgctggttagcgccttgcatggcagctcccgccatcagtgtgtgaatgtgtgtgaatgggtgaatgtggaaatactgtcgctttgagtaccttgaaggtagaaaagcgctatacaagtataacccatttttcatttatttataacttaaaaataaagacaacttcagattgttttctttgtttaaaaatagaacaagcacaatctgaaattgtacaaattataatgttagttttttttttttataattacttgttgcggttaatagaatatatactttatttgtcgttatttatattttttgaataaattatgtgataatgttcatcagtcaactcattggtgttcattttcaatctatcaagataacaaAATGATATCAAACTCAAATTgcagtatattatttatgtagtttgatcattttctcgactgatgtactaacacaggggtcaccaacgcggtgcccgcgggcaccaggtagcccgtaagaaccagatgagtagcccgctagcctgttctaaaaatagctcaaatagcagcacttaccagtgagctgcctctattttttaaattgtatttatttactagcaagctggtctcgctttgctcaacatttttaattctaagagagacaaaactcaaatagaatttgaaaatccaagaaaatattttaaagacttggtcttcactaactgacaaagaaacagataacagatttggtgtccagttcaaagtgtgacatgatttatctaaaaatttgagagttgacttctgtattttacatgagttattatttgtataaacatggtgcaaagtaattcatgatttgttaaaaaatgttagtggctatctagttaaaatgggatattgtgatttcacaagactgtcttagaagtgatcatttgaaaatgttcaatttgaaaaaggtgcacttagagaaaatataaaaataaagtgttgatattgatatttatctgtttccatgtatatttattgtgagaaatcattaagttgatcagtgtttccacaacgataaatatcattaattattaataataacatagagttaaaggtaaattgagcaaattggctatttctggcaatttatttaagtgtgtatcaaactggtagccctttgcattaatcagtacccaagaagtagctcttggtttcaaaaaggttggtgacccctgtactaacatcatgttttttttttggttcatatgcagcatcatctacaaagatacaaataattgctattgcaacatccagtggacacatttagaacagctgtttctatcattcaaaaatttcaggttaatttttatacttagcaaactcatcccgcgggccggataaaacctgttcgcgggcctgatccggccctcgggccgtacgtttgacacccctggtgtagaggaaCATGAGACATCCTGCCTGAGAGGCTATACAGTGGCTTGCTCACATTTTAAATAAGAGGCTAACTATCAAATATTGAGAGACACCTGTTGTTTCATATCATATTGACAAatgaccccccacccccctaaaaaaaattacaatatttccATAGGTATCCATCATTAATGGTACAACATAGCAAGCTTTTACTCAAAGATAACTACCAATTAACTAAAATGAGGGAACCGTACCCTTTCCTTTTGCTCCTCTTCAAATTCCATGGTTTTGGTGTAAAGCTGATCTGGGTGTTGCATGTTTGCTGGGATTGGCGCCTCTGCTGATGAAACCAAAAGAAAAAGACGGCAAATATCAACCTTTGAAACACAGATGCGGTGAGAATGCCTCTTGCTAATGGGTTAATGCCTCACTACAGAAGAGTTGGACATTTCACACATTGGACGAGAAAAATGCATTCATCTGCCCTGACGTGTATTATAAGTAGTTTTGACATTCCTCAAAAATGATAGAGCTCATTGGTGCACTAAAAGACAACTCAGTCGTTTCCTCATTTGTCGATAATTGGTTCCAGATCCAAATTTCCATAAAGTAGGAATTCTTATTaatctaatattttcatagcACATAAAAGACCTTGTTTACGACCTTCAAAATACGTTTTTAACATTAATAGAGCCGTCTACATAGTCACTTTACCCAATACAGTAGACATAGAAACTGTACTGTAATACATGTGACATTCTGTACAGTAACAGagattcacacacacacagttcttAAACACAACCACTAACCTGGGAAAATACTACTGTGCAATATGGGACCTTAGATTTGTTAGTCtaagtttatttagccatttttattctTGAAAATAATTCCGGCCATAATGCATAAAATGTGCGTAAATATGCATATTTTCCAATAATAATAGGTCGTAGTCGAACGCAAACCTGCaaggtattttttaaatatattttgagaAACATAACGAAAATCAGCAAAATTTTAAGTACAAAGTGGCTTGACTAAACACAATTGACCCTAGAAATCTCCATTTTATGCTATCCGCtatttgtataaatatattgtgcaaacatattCGTTATTACCAAACGGGTCTAGCGGGggtactttgatacattttgtacattaaagatgctaaacgcAATCCAATGTAGGTCTGACAGTCTGCACTTAGGATGACGAAGAACCCAAGAGAGAACAAAAGCTGAACAAAACTGCAAAGGTAATTATTGTGATATCTAATACCATTAACAATAAATACgttttactttttttacttttagaaaaTGCCAATGGCCAATTTAAAAACAAGCTGCAGACTGAAGTGGCCATTAGTCTGTACATTGGACATCTCTGTTCAGATTTGATTTGTTGTCACGGCTGCTCTCTTCACCTCATGCTAGTCAGCCATGTTtatgatttatttatattttccaacagtcttgaatGCAGAATTacctaatgatgatgatgatgccttAGTGGGCTTTCTGGGTTCAGCTAGCACAGGTTGCCTGCTCAGAGAGCCGGTTTCAATAGTCGTAGTCCGCTCTGAGACCACCCCTGACTGTGTGATGATTGTGTCCTTCTCTGGCACCTCCTGTGGTATGACGATAGTATCCTGTTCTGGGATCATTTCCGATTCAACATCAGTGTCCCTCTCTGGAACCTGACTGGGTACAATGCTCGTCGGCTGGTTCCTCTGGTTCTTGATGCGATTGAGAAGCCTCTTTAGGTTCTGTCTGGGAGGATGTCTGGGCTCCACTGCAAGGGAAAAAAACGATTTTATGTGTTCAACTTTTGAGGCATTTAACTTGCGAGGTTTGAATATGTAATTTAATTAGTATTTAGTACCATAGGCAGAATCCTCCGAATGAGTGCTCTGTGATTTTTGTTTACGGTCTGCTTGCAGTTCTGATGTGGCGGGTCCTTCCAACGTGACATCCAGCTCATTGTCCTGACAGCTTGTGGAGGCCTCAGGAAGAGGTTCTGGTATCAACTGGACCAGCATGTTGCCTTTAACTCCTGGGATCAGACACATGCATGGTGAAGCATTATACATCCTGTATAGATAGAACCAGAGGTGCTTGTGAGCAAATACTGAAAGGTCCGTACTACTTTCTCCGGTGTACATGTCCTCAAAGGCAAACTCCATCTCCTTCTGGAAGTTGTCCTTCATGTCCTGTCTCTTGCAGAGAGGGTGGAAGATCTGGGGCGGCATCTGGATCACCTGTTGCCGCCTTCTCATCATGTCAGCCCTATGTTTGAGCTCCAACTCCTCGAGGAGACGCTCATGATCCTGCAGGTGCCATTGGTCAAAGTACAGTAGAGCCTTCATTTACTAAGCACCCACAGTGCAGCTTGTAGGCGGGCTGATTGGTCTCCAATGCTCAGTCAATGCAACAGTGCtgtcgttagctactgtgctCAATGCTACTCTGTGTCCTTTTCAAGCagcttttttttagcattttgtaGCAGTTGTATAGTTTTAGTAGCAAAATATGAGTCCAAGGTATGGTATGTGGTTTAGAAAATCCAGTAAGAAAACTGGTGCACACAGCTTTGTACAACTCTGCTTCCTCCCTCCCTTTCACTGCATGCCAAGAACATTCACTGACAAGATAAGTGCATTTAATCTTTTATTCTAAACATTGAAGAGTTTTGTGATTTTAACAGTGAACACACCACAGGGC from Entelurus aequoreus isolate RoL-2023_Sb linkage group LG10, RoL_Eaeq_v1.1, whole genome shotgun sequence includes the following:
- the cep295 gene encoding centrosomal protein of 295 kDa isoform X4 encodes the protein MKRMVAKIRPSPNEEAQMIREERERRRKLRLQQVREQQKFIALQMRQNVEQRRHCELEQLEEELRDEWERERSERLSALQMLYEQSLQMVGQGQRMAKENEPDLVAIAQKEAGNHAKAEERFRGALGELKSQKLKDRKTQNRIINARKKALQVEKARSEKVARLPAPPPNPLLDIVPEKLHLVKKCDINAFASTHYHMPATAVDREEDTPQTSAHEGAELAMKNLEEFQRDNERKRVEQHEKARLRGKSALRKEHLARDHERLLEELELKHRADMMRRRQQVIQMPPQIFHPLCKRQDMKDNFQKEMEFAFEDMYTGESRVKGNMLVQLIPEPLPEASTSCQDNELDVTLEGPATSELQADRKQKSQSTHSEDSAYVEPRHPPRQNLKRLLNRIKNQRNQPTSIVPSQVPERDTDVESEMIPEQDTIVIPQEVPEKDTIITQSGVVSERTTTIETGSLSRQPVLAEPRKPTKASSSSLAEAPIPANMQHPDQLYTKTMEFEEEQKEREMELEREKQQQLALLKELDDQKAQLEQLLLLRGQREEVHLNQHSVPVQDLVETQSPEQRLPVDEDEHARKIQQYQERLLEQNRNHHKSVEEARERLEDYQHALQIRHNMAAVSLPSAVEAPGNLHPSAPSAQPAASAVSAHLHDDLQTDVQGASKPRAGPASPLSPPGSSSSFLPRELAPSSNHSSNQMLSCSIVPPKPVTRELIPPKPVTKEILSPQVVPTKSLPPKQVSKEFLPQVVTKELLPRVPTTESLTSTHTASLSFRQASGPIQPGTESRPLLPSSSTASSPADDNASRLPTPEVQSLNEQRQRQEENMTLLRQQKETLQALINVDSQPPSDVLPPEDAGQTRGKLLSSLLKVIEKSNGGSSPPEDQEGPHRQAPSTTKTGNGTSLPPARAAKPPVTRVRLGTTMKEQHELSAIQEVETPVDTSLVTGPEDVFSVPQHTIDWSLQEQFDSSVASDHRLQTPNTSSSRQQSAERPTSAGTNSARSSLLLHRQRLLMGTPTPDSSEHDSGTGEDLLGPALTTHNSPADDGRSPGEASRLSSHGTPELDRFSATTVSTGSYISSDPESNAGKSPTLNSTETQLGAHILGTSSLLTPNSSMRDSTAAGPSHTAQLSSLFNEDNVQCIIDRYTKELDVSFGTAGKSTGSEGSCLEEQQSLHQVSEQGADNEASQAAHTTDLTVNPILDQLSVIEAQDSFRPLIGQLADQSSCLVANQRDAAMEQLVGQPSAHSSMIGPLPSSPLSSGIGQSGRGSTSSRSLRPASQQSSEHWRRGEQDLFAGQLASQTQQSASSLYERPERSMRPLVGELDVSSGHHSGSSGERTCTDLGALTEATVPAHPSLPSEGYSHTASASYLNPLLQNQPSAIEGADSFHPLPAELTHNGTTDPSVIFQVPDPDATDFSEGQLSSGELSVSAHSDLRSNTDASNSEQSAERFRAEDDSCRNVTSLLVVSALLSPARLSDSSASDIPPALSILLEEDEQSDAPVSFCALPTKEPKPEWSLNLGNISVRLLEAANEKGILEQSQITLVSLTDSIVSENEGLWEETLTEEGQKCQELLFYRSRKQ